Part of the Streptomyces sp. NBC_01353 genome, GGACCACGCCCGCCGCGAGGCCGCCGAGTCCCGCAACCAGGGCGAGCAGCTCGTCTACCAGACGGAGAAGTTCCTCAAGGACAACGAGGACAAGGTCCCCGGTGAGGTCAAGACCGAGGTCGAGGCCGCCGTCGCCGAGCTGAAGGAGAAGCTCAAGGGCGAGGACACCGCGGAGATCCGTACCGCCACCGAGAAGGTCGCGGCCGTCTCCCAGAAGCTCGGCCAGGCCATGTACGCCGACGCGCAGGCCGCCCAGGCCGCCGGCGGCGACGCCCCGCAGGGCGAGGCCAAGGCCGACGACGACGTGGTCGACGCCGAGATCGTCGACGACGAGAAGCCGAAGGGCGGCGCTGTCTGATGACGGAGGAGACCCCGGGCTTCGACGAGCAGCCCGACGTCCCCTCCGGCGCCACCCCTGACGACGCCGCCGACGCCGCCGAGGCCCCCTCCACGGAGGAGGGCCCGGCGGCCCCGGCCGGGGACGCAAGCAGCAAGAGCTCGGCCGAGACCGCAGGTCTCACCGCCCAGCTGGACCAGGTCCGCAGCGCGCTCTCCGAGCGCACCGGGGACCTCCAGCGGCTCCAGGCCGAGTACCAGAACTACCGCCGTCGGGTGGAGCGGGACCGGGTCACCGTCAAGGAGATCGCGGTCGCGGGCCTTCTGACGGAGCTTCTGCCCGTGCTCGACGACATCGGTCGGGCCCGGGACCACGGCGAGCTCGTGGGCGGCTTCAAGTCGGTGGCCGAGTCGCTGGAGACGGTGGCCGCCAAGATGGGGCTGCAGCAGTTCGGCAAGGAGGGCGAGCCCTTCGACCCGACGATCCACGAGGCCCTGATGCACTCGTACGCGCCGGATGTCACCGAGACGACCTGCGTGGCGATCCTGCAGCCGGGGTACCGGATCGGCGAGCGGACCATCCGGCCCGCGCGCGTGGCGGTGGCCGAGCCCCAGCCCGGGGCGACGCCGGCCGCGAAGGAAGAGAAGTCGGCAGACGAGGAGAGCGCCGGCCCCGAGGAGGGCTAGCGCGAAGATCGTCCGAGAGGAGGGACGTCGATGAGCACGAAGGACTTCGTCGAGAAGGACTACTACAAGGTTCTCGGCGTCCCCAAG contains:
- the grpE gene encoding nucleotide exchange factor GrpE gives rise to the protein MTEETPGFDEQPDVPSGATPDDAADAAEAPSTEEGPAAPAGDASSKSSAETAGLTAQLDQVRSALSERTGDLQRLQAEYQNYRRRVERDRVTVKEIAVAGLLTELLPVLDDIGRARDHGELVGGFKSVAESLETVAAKMGLQQFGKEGEPFDPTIHEALMHSYAPDVTETTCVAILQPGYRIGERTIRPARVAVAEPQPGATPAAKEEKSADEESAGPEEG